AGACGGGCGAGGTGCAGGCGGGGAGCGCGCGGTATCGCCTCGACGCGACGACGATCCGCGACACCGCGGCGGGCTGGTGCGTCGATCTGGACAGCCTGAACCAGTGGCTCGGCGTGCCGCTCGCGGCTGATCTGTCAAACGCGGTGCTGCGCGTCGACAGCAAGGACAAGCTGCCCTTCCAGCTCGCCGCCGAACGCCGCGCACGCGCCGCCGCGATCCGCCCGCAGGCGAGCTTCGACCTCGCCAGCCTGCCGCAGGCGGCGCGGCCGTACCAGGCGTGGGCAACCCCCGCGGTCGATGTCGTCGCTTCGGCGGGCGCGGCGTCGGACAAGCGCGGCGGTTCCCATGTGCAGGCGCGCTACGAGATTTTCGCGGCGGGCGAGCTTGCGGGTCAGAGTTTCGACGCGCGGCTGTCGTCGGACAATGAGGGCGTGCCCGACAGCCTGAGGATGCGGCTTTATCGCACCGATCCGCAGGGGCAGCTGCTCGGACCGCTGAAGGCAACGCATTATGGCGTCGGCGACGTGAGCCTGCTCTCGACGGGGATCGTCGCCGCGTCGGCGGCGGGGCGCGGCGCGGTGATGACCAACCGCCCCGTCGAGCGACCCGACGCCTTCGACAAGACCGATTTTCGCGGCGACCTGCCCGCGGGCTGGGACGCCGAGCTGTATCGCAACGGCCAGCTGCTCGCTTTCACGACGCCGACCGGCGACGGCCGCTACGAGTTTATCGACGTGCCGCTGCAATATGGTGCCAACCGCTTCGAGATCGTGCTCTATGGCCCGCAGGGGCAGATCCGCCGCGAGATCCGGCAGGTTCAGGTCGGCATGGATTCGATCCCGCCGCAACAGACCTGGTATTGGGCGGGTTTCGCGCAGGAGGACACCGATCTTTTCAGTTTCGCCAACCGGCGGCGCGGAGCATTCCATCGCGGCTGGCGCGGGTCGCTGGGGATCGAGCGCGGGCTCGACACGCGCACGTCGATCGCGGCCCACGCGCACAGCCTGCTGATCGAAAATGTTCGCCGCAACTATGGCGAGCTAGCGCTGCGCCGCTCGATCGGGGCGACCCTGCTCGAAATCGGCGTGGCGCAGGCTGATGACGGCGGCGGCGCGGCGCGGGCGAGCTGGCTCGCCAACTTTGGCGAAACCTATCTCCGCGCCGACGCGATGCGCGGCTGGGGCGGGTTTGTGTCCGATCGATTCGTTAACAATATCAATGCGATCACATCGCTCTCGCTCGATCAGTCGGTCAAGCTGGGGCGCACGATGCTGCCGCTGCATTTCGACCTGCGCCATGTCGAGCGCCGCTCGGGGTTCGACAGCCTCGAGGCGAGCGCGCGCGCGTCGGCGACCTTCCGCGCGCTGACCTTCACCGGCCAGCTCGACTGGAGCCGGACGAAGGCGCCCGTCGGCCCCGACCCGCCCGACAATCTGACCGCCAGCCTGCTCGCCAACGCGCGCATCGGGCGTGTTCGCGTCAGGGGGGAGGCGCGCCTTGCGCTGGCGGGTGACGGCGGCGATACGCGCCTGGCGCTGATCGGCGAGTGGGCGGCAGGCGCCGATGCCGAATGGCGCGCCGAACTCGGTTATGACCGCGGCCTCGCGCGGGCCCGTGCGGGCCTTGGTTATACACGCCGTTTCGATAAATTGCAGCTGAGCGGCTTTGGCGAAGTCGCGAGCGATGGCTCGGTCGCGGCGTCGCTGTCGCTCGCATTCAGTTTCGGGCCGAAAAGCGGCGGCGGTTGGCGCGTGTCGAGCGAGAAGCTCGCGAGTCGCGGCCAGGTGATCGCCGAGGTGTGGATGGACGAGAATGGCGATGGCGTGCGCCAGGCGCACGAAGCCGCGCTGCCGGGCGTGCCGCTGACCGCCGGCCATGCGCGCGCCGACGCCGCGACCGACGCCGCTGGGCAGGGGACGATCGACGGACTCGAACCCTTTCGTCCGGTGCTCATCGGCATCGATGCGGGCAGCCTGCCCGACCCCTATGTCCAGCCCGCGCTGCCGGGGGTCGTCGTCACGCCGCGGCCGGGGGTCGCGACGCGCGCTCGGCTGCCGATGACCGCCGCTGGCGAGATCGAGGGCATCGCGCGCCGCGACGGCGGCAACCCGGTCGAGGGGCTGCTCGTCGAGCTGATCGACGCCGAAGGCCGCGTGCGCGCGGCGACGGTGACCGAATTCGACGGCTATTTCCTGTTCGAAGGCGTGGCGTACGGGCGTTACAGGCTGCGACCGAGCAAGGCGTCGGCGGCGGCGTTGCGGCTCGACGCCCGGTTTACGATAGATGCGGCGCCGGGCAAGGCGACCCCGCGCGTGCGGCTGGGCACGCTGATGCTGAAACCGGCGCGGCGCGCGATTGTGGCGGGGGATGACGATGAGAAGCG
This DNA window, taken from Sphingopyxis alaskensis RB2256, encodes the following:
- a CDS encoding MSCRAMM family protein, with translation MIRADRCRWLSAVFAALALVGAMLSAGAQAVEKKPLSIPGEGWTPNEDDSWLFDIRSGRYRLGDGVRGYQTPQGICVDLGDVVLALDLAVRVDKKLRRATGWVFDERRSLTIDRETGEVQAGSARYRLDATTIRDTAAGWCVDLDSLNQWLGVPLAADLSNAVLRVDSKDKLPFQLAAERRARAAAIRPQASFDLASLPQAARPYQAWATPAVDVVASAGAASDKRGGSHVQARYEIFAAGELAGQSFDARLSSDNEGVPDSLRMRLYRTDPQGQLLGPLKATHYGVGDVSLLSTGIVAASAAGRGAVMTNRPVERPDAFDKTDFRGDLPAGWDAELYRNGQLLAFTTPTGDGRYEFIDVPLQYGANRFEIVLYGPQGQIRREIRQVQVGMDSIPPQQTWYWAGFAQEDTDLFSFANRRRGAFHRGWRGSLGIERGLDTRTSIAAHAHSLLIENVRRNYGELALRRSIGATLLEIGVAQADDGGGAARASWLANFGETYLRADAMRGWGGFVSDRFVNNINAITSLSLDQSVKLGRTMLPLHFDLRHVERRSGFDSLEASARASATFRALTFTGQLDWSRTKAPVGPDPPDNLTASLLANARIGRVRVRGEARLALAGDGGDTRLALIGEWAAGADAEWRAELGYDRGLARARAGLGYTRRFDKLQLSGFGEVASDGSVAASLSLAFSFGPKSGGGWRVSSEKLASRGQVIAEVWMDENGDGVRQAHEAALPGVPLTAGHARADAATDAAGQGTIDGLEPFRPVLIGIDAGSLPDPYVQPALPGVVVTPRPGVATRARLPMTAAGEIEGIARRDGGNPVEGLLVELIDAEGRVRAATVTEFDGYFLFEGVAYGRYRLRPSKASAAALRLDARFTIDAAPGKATPRVRLGTLMLKPARRAIVAGDDDEKRDRHPLNATMLPARPIRHPPSASP